One window from the genome of Myripristis murdjan chromosome 6, fMyrMur1.1, whole genome shotgun sequence encodes:
- the scamp5a gene encoding secretory carrier-associated membrane protein 5 encodes MAENNFPPLPRFIPLKPCFYQDFNEIPDQRRTMCKRLYYLWILNSATLAVNLIGCLAWMCGGGGATNFGMAILWLILFTPCSYVCWFRPIYKAFKTDSSFNFMAFFFVFMAQVVISIIQTVGIPGWGVCGWLATITFFSTNIGSAVVMLIPTIMFTAVAVLSFVALTKVHNFYRGSGGSLGKAQEEWTTGAWKNPHVQQAAQQAAMGAAQGAMQQNQYSAAPTYNYDDPM; translated from the exons ATGGCAG AGAACAACTTCCCTCCCCTGCCTCGATTCATCCCCCTGAAGCCATGTTTTTACCAAGACTTCAACGAGATCCCGGACCAACGTCGCACCATGTGCAAGAGGCTTTATTACCTATGGATCT TGAATAGTGCCACGCTCGCCGTTAATCTAATTGGCTGTCTGGCGTGGATGTGCGGTGGGGGCGGAGCTACCAACTTTGGCATGGCCATCCTGTGGCTCATCCTCTTCACCCCGTGCTCCTATGTGTGCTGGTTCAGGCCCATCTACAAGGCCTTTAA GACCGACAGCTCCTTCAACTTTATGGCTTTCTTCTTCGTCTTCATGGCCCAGGTTGTGATCAGTATTATCCAGACTGTTGGCATTCCCGGGTGGGGAGTGTG TGGCTGGCTGGCTACCATCACCTTCTTCAGCACCAACATTGGCTCAGCTGTGGTCATGCTAATTCCCACCATCATGTTTACTGCGGTGGCTGTGCTCTCCTTCGTTGCCCTCACAAAG GTCCACAACTTCTACCGTGGCAGCGGCGGCAGCCTGGGTAAGGCCCAGGAGGAGTGGACAACCGGTGCCTGGAAGAACCCACACGTGCAGCAGGCGGCCCAGCAGGCGGCCATGGGCGCCGCCCAGGGAGCCATGCAGCAGAACCAGTACTCAGCAGCTCCCACCTACAACTATGACGACCCAATGTAG